GTCTTCCGTATCGGAAAGGGTATGCAGGCAGAGCCGCTTATCGCCAATACGCATTTGGTCGGCTTTGAGGTCGATGTCCTCCAAAACCGTCGTGTCGGAGAGGGACAGCGAGAAATACTTCTCAATCAGTCCCGGTGTCTCCGCCGTCCCGATAATCTCCTCGTCCGTCAGGCGAGAGAGGCGAATAAAACCGCTTTCGTTCATAATCCGCTCGAATTGCTCGGTCGCTTCGAGGAACTTGCGGGCAGTATCCTTGTCCCGTACCTCCTTGGGGATGATATGTCCCCGGCAGAGGGTGGAGAAGTTGCTTTGCTGCCGGTTGCGGTTCTTGGTTGTCTTGGTCAGGAACAGGTAGCAGGCGTGATTCAAGAACGGTCGCTCATTGAAGTGTCGCTCGAAACTGCGGGAGAGGAAACTCATATCCTCCTTTTGCAAGTCCGGACGGTAGCCCTCCTTGACAAACCAATCCTGCTTGTGTACAACGCTGTAGGTCGGCAACACCTTGATTGCCTTTACCCAAGAGGAATGGATGGCGGCATACTCCGCACTCGTCACCGTATAAAGTTCGGGAAGCTCGACTCGAAAGGCGACCGTAATGTCGGCGTCTTTCGAGAGGATACACCCCTCTTCGACGGCAAGCAGCGGAAAGCGGTTCTCCAGCGTGGTGGTTTTCAATAGGTTTCTCATTCTTTGTCCTCCTTTCCTTCGTCCATTCTTTTATTCTCTCTTCTCTTTCGTCTTGGCAGCTCCTTGTGCCGCAACAGACAGGGAATGCGTCGTCGGTTGATGAGGTAACGGGGATGGCTGTGCAAAGCGGAACGCTTCATCAGCCCGTGTTCCCCATACTTCTTGTTCAGGGAGAAAGTCTGCCACACCAGAATGGATGCAGAAGTCCCTCCGAAGCCGATACAGATCCATTGATTGACACCCACCATATAGAGGATGACAAACAGCACGAAAAGGGCAAGTAACCCTCCGGCGAAAATGAACAGATACTGGCTTTTGAGTCCCTGAAACTCCACCGAGCGACCGATTCCCTTGTTGATGGGATAGGTCTCCATAGGCTTAGAGGAAGAAACTTCTTAAAATGGTGGCTGCCACGATAAGGAAGATACAGGCTCCGAACCAGCTCGCGGCGGTCTTCGAGGTGTCGGGATCTCCGGACGAGAACTTTGAATAGACCTTTACCCCTCCGATAAGTCCCACGACCGCGCCGATGGCATAAATGAGTTTCGTGGCTGGGTCGAAATAAGACGTTACCATGTTGGTGGCTTGGTTGATACCCGACAAGCCGTTGCCTTGGGCAAAGGCTGAATAGGCGGAGAGCAGCAGAATGGCTGCGAAAAGAAAATGTTTCTTGGTCATAAATCATTCTTGTTTTGTGTCGGGAGAGATGGATAGGCTCTCCCGACGGATGAATACTGTTGTTACTTTTGGATGTTAGTGGTGGCTCTCTTGGGATCAGCCGTACTCTTTTTCTTTCATTGCTTGTTGCATTAAAGGGTTCATACTATTGGGACAAAACCATTCGGAAGGGGCGTTACGCCTTTTCGCCGCTGTAAAGCTCCTCGAAACGGGCACGGACGATTTCATCGATCGTGGCTGAGCGTTTCGCATCGCTTCGGAGCGTTTCCATCAGGCGGGTTCCTTCCAACGCTCTCAGCGTATCGCCGGTACTCTGTCGCTCTGCTTCGGTGTGGGCGTGGCGGTGAATGACCGACAAGGCTTCCAGCACCCGTTCAAAATCAATTCCCGTGGCATATTCGCTTTCTCCCGATACGGGAAGTTCTTCCTCTTCTTCAAAGGATGGAGCATCCGAAGATTCATACACTAAAGGAATCTCGTCTATGTCGGGCAGTTCATCTGGCTCTTCCGATGGTTCTTGTCCGTTTTCGAGGGCAAATATAGAAGCCTTTTTTGCTTCTGCCTCGCCTTTTGGATAACTGCGTACTTGTGGCGTCGAGTGGCTTATCTTAAAGCGACTCTTACCGATGATTTCGGCTTCACGGACCGTTTGACAAGGCTCTTTTGGGGGTGTTCCCTTCTTTCTTCTTTTCCTCTCATACAAGAGAAAAAGAAGCAACCACAAAAGGTAGAGCAAGAGAAGGACAAGGACTATTCGGTACATAGGCGTTGCAGGATTTCGTGAAGCTCATTACCTAACTCAATACAGAGCCTGCTCAACTTCCCTCCGTGGGGTGGGAAGAGGGTGCATACCCCTCTTCTGCGTTCGGAAAGCAGCGGACGATACAAACGGGAGTGGCTCAATGAGGTCTGCATCAAGAGGACTCCCGTTTCATCGGCAAGGGTGCGACAGCGTTCGTCGGCTTCCTCACGTTCCCAAGCCTGTGTCATATTGCGAAGCAGGTAAAGCTCCTTGATATTGCCCTTGCCCATCGTCAGTATCTGCTCTCCCAAGATGTCGATGAAATGACGGACGGCTTCCATATCCATCGGACTGCCCGTAACGGGAAAGACGACGGCATCCATTGCTGAAAGCAGCTCCACCGTCCCTTCGGTACGCATCAATGGAGGGAGGTCGAAGAGGATGCAGCGAGGAGGATTGTCCGCACAGTGTCGCTCCACCCGGTTCAGGGCTTCCCGCGCCGGAGCGCAGATAATCGGATAAGGAGCATAGGATGCCCGATGCTTCAGACGCATCAGGTTTTGATGATTCAGTTCTTCCGACTCTTGTTGCCGCAGACGGGCGATGGTATAGACGGGATGGTTGCAATCCACGACGGCGACATCGCATCCTCTGTGGTAATGCAGAATGCTTGCGGCAAGTACCGTAAGCGAGGTTTTGCCGACACCTCCCTTGGGGGAAGCGATGGCAAGATAAATGGGCTTACTCATATTCTCTCCTTTCTTTGAATGGGTGAATACTATGTCTTGATAAATCGTTTGTAATCGAAATTGCCTGACAGAATCTCTTTCGGAGCTTCTTCGGCAACGCGCTCCAGCAGTTCGCGGACACGTTCCCCGGCTGCTTTCTTAATTGCTTGGAACATCGGGGAGTCGTGTATCTTATAGATGGTTTCAGCGGCTTTCGAGGCTTCCTCTATCGGAGCATTCTTGCAGGAGAGGACATTACCCATTTGTTGCAGCTCTTCCGCGGTGATACTTTCCGAAAGAGAGCGGCTTTCACCTTGGACTTCCACCAATACATAATCCTCTTCCTCTTCGGGGATGGACGTAGAGGTCTCTTCCGACATTCCCATTTCAGGCGTCTGTTCCTGTTGCTCTTCTTCGATGGGCAACTCGGCTAAAAGGATATTCTCCTCTTGGGAGGGTTCCTTCTGGGGGATGCGGATGGTAACGACGAAATTCCCCTTGCCTCGTTCCCGGAAAAAGAGCCGCAATTCACGGTAGAGTCTCACGGCACTCCGATAGCGTCCGTACAGGAAGCGGGCGACCTGCACGCTGCCGAGATAGGCTAAGCTGACCAGCAGCAGAATGACAATCACCTGCTTCATCGCTCGAAACGTTTACGGAATTGTTGTTCAAACAAGGCATCTATCTCATCACGGTGACTCTCTAAGTGATGCCGGAGAATATGTTCTACGAATGCCCCAATCGTCAGTTTGCCTGCGGCTGCCACATAGACGATTTCGGAAATCTCTTCCTGTGTCTTTTTGGAAATGAACACGCCCTTTCTGTCTCCGATGTTCAGGGGTTGCAGAAAGGTGGTTTCGTAATCGCTCTTCTCTTCCTGAAGGAGACCTGTAGGGTGTCCCTCGGAATGTTCGATGAGCGTGGTGGAGTTACGGATAGTTACTTTTGAAGAGACGCTTTTTCGTTCTCTGCAGGACTCTTTGCCTGCCATTGGTCGGTTTGTTTTCTGTTTCATATCACAATAATTTCTTGAAGTTCTTTTCACTTAATCGGTTGATTTCTTCCTTGTAGTCCTCCAAATGTTTGAGAAGGATGTTTTCCACGTACATGCCCAATGTCATCTCCCTCTTTCGGATGAAGAGGACGATTTCCGACAGTTTGTCCTGCAACTCTTTGGAGATGTAGATTGCTTTGCGGTCATACAGGTCATTGCGGTGCATGAAGAGCGAGATGTAATCTCCTTTGGCGGTATTCTTGCGACGTGTTCGGATGGGTAGTTGCGGTTCTTCCAAGACTTCTTCTTTCCGTGTTTCCGGAACAGACGTATCCACCTCTTCAATGCCGGGAGAGGGGATCATCTCGCTCTCTTTCTTTTTCATCGGGATACCCTGTGAAATCAATTCCCGGATAGCGACGGGATCTATCGCCCCTTTATTCTTCTCTGCCATATGCTTCAGGTTTTACGATGGACAAGATTTCCTCCACGAGCTCTTTCAGACGACTGCCTCTGAGCAGCGTGCGAGAGGCGGGAAAGATAGTCGAACGGAAGAGGGTCGTACCCTCATCCATCACTTCCTTTTTGTAGCGGGTCGTATTGGGGACTGCCGTCTTCAAGACTGGAAGTCCCAACTCGGCAATGACCTTTTCATACATCGCATAGAGAGGTGTCTTCTCTCTGCCGTCCACCATGTTCCAAAAGAGGTAAATCCCTTTGTTGGCAGTGTCTGTATTGTCGGTTATCGCCTCCTTGATGATGGCTGAAAAGCTCAGCGTGCTTTCCAAGGAAATACGGTCGGCGGAGATGGGGGTGAAAATATAATCCATACCGGAGAGGGTGGTCAGCACACCGTCATTGTTGATGGTTCCGGGTAGGTCAAAAAAGACGAAATCCGTATCCGACTCGTGCGTTTCCAGATATTCCCTGACCGTATCCACGGCTGCCTCTGCCGTGGCACAAAGGATGGTGTACGTGGGCTTTTGCAACTCGGAGAATTGGGTGGCTGCCAATTCTTGCAGCGCGGGGTTGCGATCCACGCCCTGTGCGTCACGCTGACGCATGGCAGTGATGCTGAATTGCGGATAGTCGCAATCCACCACAATAAGGTTGTACCCGCAGGCATAGTGCAGGTAACTTGCCGTCAAGACCGTAAAGGTCGTTTTGCCGACACCGCCCTTCTGAGTGGAGAAGGCAATGAAAACAGGTTTCTTTTTCATTTCATTTTCTGTTTAATGGTTCTACATATATGTGTGGAAAGGCGCATGCACGCCTTGGCTTGTTTCCTTGAAAAGGCAGATATGGAAACGAGTCTGTGAGGGAATGAATCCCCGGACAGGCAGGCATTCCGATAAAGGAACACCGACCCGCCTTTCGGGATATGTCCCTCCCTGTATAAGGGTGGAGCTATATGACGGGAGTCATACCTGCACACGTCCACCCATCCATACGTCCACACTTGTACCCTTGCACAAGGGTGTGAGGGGCGACGGGGGCAATAACTTGTACATATTCTCATTTCTATTTCCATTTCCGTAATTATCTGTTCAAATGACTGCGGACAGGTTTTTAGACTTGGGTAGGCAGGTGTGTCCACCGACCCGCAAACAGCCGTCCGACAGGGCAAATATAGAAGCCTTTATCCCCTTGTTTCTGCCCTTTTTGCTAACTGCGTACTTGTGGCTTCGATTTGCGTATTTGTGGCTTCGTGAGAGGTAAGTGCTTTAGGCACAACGCTTAGTAACTTTGCACCCAAGCGGTAAGCCGAAGTCTTCGAGGCATAAAGCGTTCTTTTTTGAGGGACTCGACTTCCGTCCTTCGCGGACGGATTTATTTGCGCCGGAGCAAATAGCAAGATATGTCCTGCGTTACTCGAAATAAATTCGGTAACTCAGAACTCTTGCTCTTGCAGAGGGCTGAAAAAACTCCGAAGTCGTTTTTTCTTGGAAGAGAGAATGCCTTGTCTTGAATGCCGGTGATGCCGTGAAACACTAAAATCCAAAGTAAAATGACAAAGAGACATGTGGGGAGACCCCTGAAAAAAGAGAAAGCCAGCCATTGTTGCATGGTTCGGTTTACGGACACGGAGTTTGCGCGTTTCCTGACGCTTTATGAACAGTCAGGTGTCCCGAACAGGGCTGTTTTCATCAAGGCAAGGGTCTTTGATGAGACTTTCCGAGTGATAAAAGTAGATCGTTCACTGCTTGATTACTATCAAAAACTGACGACTTTGTACGGACAATTTCGCAGTGTCGGGGTGAATTATAACCAAGCTGTGGTCGCCTTAAAGAGCAATTTCACCGAGAAAAAAGCCTTTGCGATGCTTGCCCAACTGGAGAAACTGACACTCGAATTGGCGGCTGTCGGAGGCGAAATCGTACATCTAACCCGTGAATTTCAAGAGAAATGGTCGCAAAGATAAACTATGGCAGTTCCCTTTACGGCGCGTTGGCGTACAATGGAGAGAAGGTAAATGAGGGCGTTGCCAAGATTCTGGAGACCAACAAAGTGTTCTCTCCGGCTGATGGAACACACGATATATCCGCCTGTATGCAGGACTTTATGGCATATATGCCGAGTCATGTCCTCACTAAGAAACTGGTTATACATATCTCCTTGAATCCGCATCCCGATGACAGACTTACCGATGAGCAGTTCTCAGCCATCGCACGGGAGTATATCGAAAAGATGGGCTACGCTAATCAACCCTTTATCGTTTATAAGCATGAAGACATAGACAGGCATCACCTGCATATTGTCACCTTAGCCGTCGATGAACGGGGAAAGAAGATTAACGATGGCAATAATTTCTATACCAGCACCCGTATTCTCAAAGAACTGGAACAGAAGTACGGTTTGATCCCTGCGCAAATGCGGAAGGAAAAAGAAGTGTTTCGCCTGCAAAAAGTCTGCTACGGCGACGGAGAGAATCTTAAAAAGCAACTGGTTTCGGTCATCAGACCGGCAGCGAAATTCTACCACTGTCCGAGTTTTAAGGAATACCGTGCTTTGCTCTCCACCTACAATATATGTGTGGAGGAGGTTAAGGGAGAGATACGCGGAAAAACCTATATGGGACTTCTCTACTTTGCCACGGATGACAAGGGGAATAAAGTCGGAAAAGTATTTAAATCCTCTCTCTTTGGGAAGTCTGTCGGATATGAAGCTCTGCAAAATAGATTCAAGGCGTCAAAGGAGAAACTGAAGGAAAAGCATCTTGCTCCTAAGACCAAAGCAATCGTAGCCGGAGCATTGAAGCGTTCTGCCACAAGAGAGGATTTCAGGGGGAACCTGCATCACAGGGGTATTGATGTCATCTTCCGAGAGAACGAGGAAGGGCGGCTCTATGGTGTCACCTTTATAGACCATAACAACGGCTGTGTCATCAATGGCTCGAGATTGGGCAAGGAACTTTCGGCAAACGCTATTGCCGAGTGGTTCGACCGTCCGCATCTCGAACTCTCTGTTAATACTCCTCAAGGTGAAAATCAGTCTGCATCTCATACGCTCCCGTCGCAAGAAAATTCCTTCTTGGGCGGTCTTCTTGATTTGCCTATGGAAGCCAACGGAACGGATTGGGAGGAAGAACAGTTCCGTAGACGGATGCAGAGAAAGAAGAAACAGAAGAAGCCTCGGTTATAAACCGTATTTTCCATCTCTAAAGTGTAGAAAAACGAAGATTGTAAGATGTTGATTATCAGGAATTATCAGAGGTGTTAAATTCTCTTATAAGGGAATTAAAATTGTCCTATAAGACAATTTGAAAAGTCTTATAAGACAATTTCAACAATCATAAAAGTAAGAACGAAATTAAACGAAAAACTATGCAACAAGAAGACGATTTGAGAGCACTGGCGAAAATCATGGATTTTCTGCGTGCCGTAAGTATCATACTGGTGGTTGCCCACCTCTATTGGTATTGCTATGAGGCGATACGGCTATGGGGCGTGAATATCGGTGTGGTGGACAGGATACTGATGAATTTCCACCGCACGGCGGGGCTGTTCGGAAATATGCTTTATACCAAGCTTTTTGCGTTGGTACTGATGGGGCTTTCATGTCTGGGTACGAAAGGTGTGAAAGAGGAGCATATCACTTGGTCGAAGATATGGGCATTCATGAGCGCCGGCTTTGTCTTTTTCTTCCTCAATTGGTGGATACTTGCCTTGCCACTGCCCATAGAGGCGAATACGGCTCTCTATACTTTTACGATAACCGTAGGCTATGTTTGTCTGCTGATGGCGGGACTCTATATGAGCCGACTCTTGAAGAACAACCTGATGGAGGATGTCTTCAATCAAGAGAATGAATCCTTTATGCAGGAGACAAGACTTTTGGAAAACGAGTACTCGGTCAATCTGCCGACCCGATTCTATTACCGCAAGAAGTGGAACAGAGGGTGGATAAACGTCGTGAATCCTTTTCGTGCGGTCTCCGTCTTGGGGACACCGGGCAGCGGTAAGTCCTATGCCATCATCAACAATTT
This genomic stretch from Porphyromonas gingivalis ATCC 33277 harbors:
- a CDS encoding ParA family protein, translating into MKKKPVFIAFSTQKGGVGKTTFTVLTASYLHYACGYNLIVVDCDYPQFSITAMRQRDAQGVDRNPALQELAATQFSELQKPTYTILCATAEAAVDTVREYLETHESDTDFVFFDLPGTINNDGVLTTLSGMDYIFTPISADRISLESTLSFSAIIKEAITDNTDTANKGIYLFWNMVDGREKTPLYAMYEKVIAELGLPVLKTAVPNTTRYKKEVMDEGTTLFRSTIFPASRTLLRGSRLKELVEEILSIVKPEAYGREE
- a CDS encoding DUF3408 domain-containing protein, producing MAEKNKGAIDPVAIRELISQGIPMKKKESEMIPSPGIEEVDTSVPETRKEEVLEEPQLPIRTRRKNTAKGDYISLFMHRNDLYDRKAIYISKELQDKLSEIVLFIRKREMTLGMYVENILLKHLEDYKEEINRLSEKNFKKLL
- the mobB gene encoding conjugal transfer protein MobB, which encodes MVAKINYGSSLYGALAYNGEKVNEGVAKILETNKVFSPADGTHDISACMQDFMAYMPSHVLTKKLVIHISLNPHPDDRLTDEQFSAIAREYIEKMGYANQPFIVYKHEDIDRHHLHIVTLAVDERGKKINDGNNFYTSTRILKELEQKYGLIPAQMRKEKEVFRLQKVCYGDGENLKKQLVSVIRPAAKFYHCPSFKEYRALLSTYNICVEEVKGEIRGKTYMGLLYFATDDKGNKVGKVFKSSLFGKSVGYEALQNRFKASKEKLKEKHLAPKTKAIVAGALKRSATREDFRGNLHHRGIDVIFRENEEGRLYGVTFIDHNNGCVINGSRLGKELSANAIAEWFDRPHLELSVNTPQGENQSASHTLPSQENSFLGGLLDLPMEANGTDWEEEQFRRRMQRKKKQKKPRL
- a CDS encoding DUF3408 domain-containing protein; this translates as MAGKESCRERKSVSSKVTIRNSTTLIEHSEGHPTGLLQEEKSDYETTFLQPLNIGDRKGVFISKKTQEEISEIVYVAAAGKLTIGAFVEHILRHHLESHRDEIDALFEQQFRKRFER
- a CDS encoding ParA family protein, whose protein sequence is MSKPIYLAIASPKGGVGKTSLTVLAASILHYHRGCDVAVVDCNHPVYTIARLRQQESEELNHQNLMRLKHRASYAPYPIICAPAREALNRVERHCADNPPRCILFDLPPLMRTEGTVELLSAMDAVVFPVTGSPMDMEAVRHFIDILGEQILTMGKGNIKELYLLRNMTQAWEREEADERCRTLADETGVLLMQTSLSHSRLYRPLLSERRRGVCTLFPPHGGKLSRLCIELGNELHEILQRLCTE
- a CDS encoding DUF4133 domain-containing protein encodes the protein METYPINKGIGRSVEFQGLKSQYLFIFAGGLLALFVLFVILYMVGVNQWICIGFGGTSASILVWQTFSLNKKYGEHGLMKRSALHSHPRYLINRRRIPCLLRHKELPRRKRRENKRMDEGKEDKE
- a CDS encoding DUF4134 domain-containing protein, which translates into the protein MTKKHFLFAAILLLSAYSAFAQGNGLSGINQATNMVTSYFDPATKLIYAIGAVVGLIGGVKVYSKFSSGDPDTSKTAASWFGACIFLIVAATILRSFFL
- the mobA gene encoding conjugal transfer protein MobA, which translates into the protein MTKRHVGRPLKKEKASHCCMVRFTDTEFARFLTLYEQSGVPNRAVFIKARVFDETFRVIKVDRSLLDYYQKLTTLYGQFRSVGVNYNQAVVALKSNFTEKKAFAMLAQLEKLTLELAAVGGEIVHLTREFQEKWSQR